The nucleotide window AATATCGGCGGTTTCCCCGCCAACGCCAAATCCACCTGCTGCGCCTGCACCAAATGTACCGCCTGCGCCGGATCGCCTGTGGTCAGTTGAATTTCCACTTTCGGATAATGCGCACGGAATTTCTCCAAAATCCCCGGCAAATGGCTATACGCCGCCGTCACCGAGCAATACAGCTTGAGCTCCCCGCTAAGCTCTTCCTCTTGGGTATGCAACTGCTGTTGAAACAGCATCCAATTCTGCCACTGCTGCTGTGCAAAGGCCAAAAACACCTCACCATTCGGCGTCAACGACACCTGGCGATTATCCCGCCACAAAAGCTGTTGCCCCAATTCCTCTTCGATTTTTTGAATTTGGCGGGACAAGGTTGATGGCGACATGTGGTGCAACGCCGCCGTTTTGGCGAAGTTTTGAGTTTGGGTGAGGGTGATGAAGATTTTGAGATCGGTAAAAGTCATGATATTTGTTTTATTTAAGTTTGATTTGGGTTTCGTACTCAACGTCGTTGAGTACGAGTTCATTTTCTTTGCTTGCCCAAAGAAAACGAACCAAAAGAAAAGGCACCCCGGATAATCCGCTTATCCTTATTTCAATGCAATTTTCTTAACGCAAAATTTCGAACTCGCTTCGCTCAAACAAAGCGAAATTTAGCTAAAAATTGCCTTTCCATAAGAGCGTCTTACACGGGGACCCATTTTTCCGAGCATCATTCTAAAAATACGATCGATTTTAAAATCGTTATTTCAAATAAAAACACTTAAAAAATTAACCGCACTTTAACGCTAATAATACTCGGACAAATTGAGGGCCC belongs to Aggregatibacter sp. 2125159857 and includes:
- the ilvY gene encoding HTH-type transcriptional activator IlvY, which gives rise to MTFTDLKIFITLTQTQNFAKTAALHHMSPSTLSRQIQKIEEELGQQLLWRDNRQVSLTPNGEVFLAFAQQQWQNWMLFQQQLHTQEEELSGELKLYCSVTAAYSHLPGILEKFRAHYPKVEIQLTTGDPAQAVHLVQAQQVDLALAGKPPILPSAVTFHYIDDIALSMIAPRVACSATQLLQQEPINWQQVPFILPLDGMARQRVEEWFKQKSIKHPKIYGTVAGHEGIVSMVALGCGLALLPDVVIKNSPLNSQISTLQLDVPIAPFELGVCALKPALERPLVRAFWQLLE